The Bombus fervidus isolate BK054 chromosome 3, iyBomFerv1, whole genome shotgun sequence genome includes a window with the following:
- the LOC139998394 gene encoding transcription factor hamlet isoform X5 produces the protein MIFEGIRSSDEGESMSGTPAGGGTGGTGENQEMEENGSIRGGSNSASNLVYRDLKALHATSVHDVSQDYNPQSRPAYQCGYSPAMDKQHQNYEKEQHRPPSSRDEEKSSWEYGEKADRKEYLRSRDAVYRNEAYQDATKQEQKEQSNREWVSPVPEVEVGGSAPGGPQVRARKDIPRGARFGPFLGKWASEPFNPRYAWEVRTAGSGVRGWLDASHETNNWLKYVRSTSSPHTVNMRHVLIGGQMVYEAVRDITAGEELLLGVREPLQLQDMLGENTTEDRSDRETASQHSGTVDEDKEDEEEGETRCPVCDKPFQDIELLDSHLITCHRYPAEQHRCDNCPRAYAWRPLLVRHRAIVHGDLRNYPCENCPKSDKPQVFTDPSNLQRHIRTHHVGARSHACTECGKTFATSSGLKQHTHIHSSVKPFQCEVCFKAYTQFSNLCRHKRMHADCRMQIKCVKCGQSFSTVTSLSKHKRFCDSTPPTGPPGAMPQLPTPAPSPFLVYPRPPVSLPGGLPFYPPSLMGPYPGIFPNAPNFLNTPLLFPPKVEEAEKRSDSPKKERFTPPRVLPQHSKVSPSTAEEATSSFRPSPARPPVQPTPESDDDPSKKRETNRNNEKKTDSEHAPATTNEETTDQPLDLRVQTKKERKNSNIAERKSRSPSPTPAPMEEAPPPPDPPKPEEETPVPMEVDSKDVPNSPQLRTSLPTEQPPTTTPPHMAYPRPIHPMLLEAMYRGPTSSFPGFPGGPPPPGSATPESRLLPPLPPFGPPRGLPFLGTFMNGLSGARPGGGGFDLLARPPLGPFPGVKPFQEAVIAPHHHHHHHHAHGKMKDRYSCKFCGKVFPRSANLTRHLRTHTGEQPYKCKYCERSFSISSNLQRHVRNIHDKQRPFKCPLCERCFGQQTNLDRHLKKHEADDGSGVVSVADSPGSSNENEREDTYFDEIRSFMGKVTYGGEAGYGLPPHPAYLPSRLHEMHESKMETEYDEDEDSEEGVSPLDETDGLSPAEAKESTPPPQYDLKLREKQELLNNNTAEPVIEIST, from the exons GAAGCAGTGACGAAGGCGAGTCGATGTCTGGCACGCCGGCCGGTGGAGGTACGGGGGGAACCGGCGAAAATCAAGAAATGGAGGAAAACGGTTCGATTCGTGGCGGCAGCAACTCTGCCAGTAATCTGGTATACAGAGATCTGAAGGCTCTTCACGCGACCAGTGTCCACGACGTGTCTCAGGATTATAATCCGCAATCAAGGCCGGCTTATCAATGTGGCTACTCGCCCGCCATGGACAAGCAACATCAGAATTACGAAAAGGAACAGCATAGACCACCTTCATCCAGGGACGAGGAGAAATCTTCGTGGGAATACGGCGAGAAGGCTGACAGGAAGGAGTATTTGAGATCACGAGACGCCGTCTACAGGAACGAAGCGTATC AGGACGCGACCAAACAGGAACAAAAGGAGCAATCTAACCGCGAGTGGGTATCACCGGTACCGGAAGTGGAGGTGGGAGGTTCGGCACCGGGCGGCCCTCAGGTTCGAGCGCGGAAGGACATTCCACGGGGTGCGAGATTCGGCCCTTTTCTTGGAAAATGGGCGAGCGAGCCTTTCAACCCCCGTTACGCGTGGGAG GTTCGTACAGCTGGAAGTGGAGTCAGGGGGTGGTTGGACGCATCCCACGAAACAAATAATTGGTTGAAGTATGTTCGAAGCACTAGCAGTCCGCACACCGTTAATATGCGACACGTGCTTATTGGTGGACAG ATGGTGTACGAAGCGGTGCGGGATATAACGGCGGGTGAAGAGCTGCTTCTCGGTGTTCGAGAACCTCTTCAACTTCAGGATATGCTTGGTGAAAATACTACCGAGGACAGAAGCGATCGAGAGACCG CCTCGCAGCACAGTGGGACCGTAGACGAAGATAAAGAAGACGAGGAGGAAGGGGAGACCAGATGCCCTGTCTGCGACAAACCGTTTCAAGATATTGAACT ATTGGACAGTCACTTGATAACGTGTCACAGATATCCGGCGGAACAGCATCGCTGCGACAATTGTCCTCGTGCGTACGCCTGGCGACCACTGTTGGTTCGTCATCGTGCGATCGTTCACGGTGATCTCCGAAACTATCCCTGCGAGAACTGTCCGAAG TCGGACAAACCGCAGGTCTTCACGGACCCGTCGAACCTCCAGCGTCACATCAGGACCCACCACGTGGGCGCGAGAAGTCACGCGTGCACCGAATGCGGAAAGACGTTCGCCACCAGTTCCGGTCTCAAGCAGCACACTCATATTCACAGCAGCGTGAAACCGTTTCAGTGCGAGGTGTGCTTCAAGGCATACACGCAGTTCTCGAACCTATGCCGACACAAACGCATGCACGCTGATTGTCGTATGCAGATCAAATGCGTTAAGTGCGGGCAGTCCTTCAGCACGGTTACCTCGTTATCAAAGCATAAGCGATTCTGCGACTCAACACCACCGACCGGTCCACCTGGCGCCATGCCTCAGTTACCAACCCCAGCGCCGAGTCCTTTTTTGGTGTATCCGAGACCTCCGGTCAGTCTCCCAGGAGGGTTACCTTTCTATCCACCAAGCTTGATGGGACCCTATCCGGGAATCTTCCCGAACGCTCCTAACTTTTTGAACACTCCGCTCTTGTTCCCGCCGAAAGTTGAGGAAGCTGAGAAAAGGAGCGACAGTCCAAAGAAAGAGCGCTTCACCCCGCCGAGAGTACTGCCGCAGCATAGTAAAGTATCTCCATCCACTGCTGAGGAGGCTACGTCCTCGTTCAGACCATCTCCAGCTAGGCCACCTGTCCAGCCAACTCCCGAGAGCGACGACGATCCCTCTAAGAAACGGGAGACCAAcagaaacaacgagaaaaagaCGGATTCTGAACATGCCCCGGCAACCACGAACGAAGAGACGACGGATCAACCTTTAGATCTGAGAGTCCAAACGAAGAAGGAacggaaaaattcaaatatcgcagagagaaagagtcgtAGCCCGTCACCAACGCCAGCGCCGATGGAAGAAGCACCACCTCCTCCAGATCCTCCAAAACCCGAGGAAGAGACGCCCGTGCCAATGGAGGTCGATTCCAAGGATGTGCCCAACAGCCCGCAGCTGAGAACCAGCCTACCCACGGAACAACCACCTACCACCACACCACCGCACATGGCGTATCCCAGACCGATTCACCCGATGTTGCTGGAGGCCATGTATCGCGGACCAACTAGTTCCTTTCCAGGATTTCCAGGTGGACCGCCGCCTCCTGGTAGTGCAACCCCGGAATCCAGACTGCTACCACCGCTACCACCCTTTGGACCACCGCGTGGGCTTCCTTTTTTAGGGACATTTATGAACGGGCTCAGCGGCGCTAGGCCAGGAGGCGGAGGATTCGACCTGCTTGCCAGGCCGCCGTTGGGACCGTTCCCCGGCGTGAAGCCGTTCCAAGAGGCCGTGATCGCGCCCCAtcaccatcatcatcatcatcacgCCCACGGCAAAATGAAAGACCGATATTCCTGCAAGTTCTGCGGGAAGGTGTTCCCCCGATCCGCCAATTTGACCAGACATTTGCGTACGCATACCGGTGAACAGCCTTACAAATGTAAGTATTGCGAGCGATCCTTCAGCATCTCCAGTAATCTTCAGCGGCACGTGAGGAATATTCACGACAAACAGAGACCTTTCAAGTGTCCACTTTGCGAGAGATGCTTTGGCCAACAGACAAATTTAGACAGACACCTGAAGAAACACGAAGCCGACGACGGTAGTGGCGTTGTTTCCGTGGCGGATTCACCGGGAAGCAGCAACGAAAACGAACGAGAGGACACGTACTTCGACGAAATCAGATCGTTCATGGGAAAGGTGACTTATGGTGGCGAGGCTGGCTATGGATTGCCCCCACACCCGGCCTATTTACCTAGTCGACTTCACGAGATGCACGAGTCCAAGATGGAAACGGAATACGACGAAGACGAGGATAGCGAGGAAGGAGTCTCTCCTTTGGATGAAACGGATGGCTTGTCACCCGCAGAGGCTAAAGAATCCACTCCACCACCGCAATACGATTTGAAGCTGAGGGAGAAGCAGGAACTGCTCAACAATAACACGGCCGAGCCTGTTATCGAGATTTCCACATAG
- the LOC139998394 gene encoding transcription factor hamlet isoform X6: protein MNGLDLSRPTVDSKMNGSSDEGESMSGTPAGGGTGGTGENQEMEENGSIRGGSNSASNLVYRDLKALHATSVHDVSQDYNPQSRPAYQCGYSPAMDKQHQNYEKEQHRPPSSRDEEKSSWEYGEKADRKEYLRSRDAVYRNEAYQDATKQEQKEQSNREWVSPVPEVEVGGSAPGGPQVRARKDIPRGARFGPFLGKWASEPFNPRYAWEMVYEAVRDITAGEELLLGVREPLQLQDMLGENTTEDRSDRETASQHSGTVDEDKEDEEEGETRCPVCDKPFQDIELLDSHLITCHRYPAEQHRCDNCPRAYAWRPLLVRHRAIVHGDLRNYPCENCPKSDKPQVFTDPSNLQRHIRTHHVGARSHACTECGKTFATSSGLKQHTHIHSSVKPFQCEVCFKAYTQFSNLCRHKRMHADCRMQIKCVKCGQSFSTVTSLSKHKRFCDSTPPTGPPGAMPQLPTPAPSPFLVYPRPPVSLPGGLPFYPPSLMGPYPGIFPNAPNFLNTPLLFPPKVEEAEKRSDSPKKERFTPPRVLPQHSKVSPSTAEEATSSFRPSPARPPVQPTPESDDDPSKKRETNRNNEKKTDSEHAPATTNEETTDQPLDLRVQTKKERKNSNIAERKSRSPSPTPAPMEEAPPPPDPPKPEEETPVPMEVDSKDVPNSPQLRTSLPTEQPPTTTPPHMAYPRPIHPMLLEAMYRGPTSSFPGFPGGPPPPGSATPESRLLPPLPPFGPPRGLPFLGTFMNGLSGARPGGGGFDLLARPPLGPFPGVKPFQEAVIAPHHHHHHHHAHGKMKDRYSCKFCGKVFPRSANLTRHLRTHTGEQPYKCKYCERSFSISSNLQRHVRNIHDKQRPFKCPLCERCFGQQTNLDRHLKKHEADDGSGVVSVADSPGSSNENEREDTYFDEIRSFMGKVTYGGEAGYGLPPHPAYLPSRLHEMHESKMETEYDEDEDSEEGVSPLDETDGLSPAEAKESTPPPQYDLKLREKQELLNNNTAEPVIEIST, encoded by the exons GAAGCAGTGACGAAGGCGAGTCGATGTCTGGCACGCCGGCCGGTGGAGGTACGGGGGGAACCGGCGAAAATCAAGAAATGGAGGAAAACGGTTCGATTCGTGGCGGCAGCAACTCTGCCAGTAATCTGGTATACAGAGATCTGAAGGCTCTTCACGCGACCAGTGTCCACGACGTGTCTCAGGATTATAATCCGCAATCAAGGCCGGCTTATCAATGTGGCTACTCGCCCGCCATGGACAAGCAACATCAGAATTACGAAAAGGAACAGCATAGACCACCTTCATCCAGGGACGAGGAGAAATCTTCGTGGGAATACGGCGAGAAGGCTGACAGGAAGGAGTATTTGAGATCACGAGACGCCGTCTACAGGAACGAAGCGTATC AGGACGCGACCAAACAGGAACAAAAGGAGCAATCTAACCGCGAGTGGGTATCACCGGTACCGGAAGTGGAGGTGGGAGGTTCGGCACCGGGCGGCCCTCAGGTTCGAGCGCGGAAGGACATTCCACGGGGTGCGAGATTCGGCCCTTTTCTTGGAAAATGGGCGAGCGAGCCTTTCAACCCCCGTTACGCGTGGGAG ATGGTGTACGAAGCGGTGCGGGATATAACGGCGGGTGAAGAGCTGCTTCTCGGTGTTCGAGAACCTCTTCAACTTCAGGATATGCTTGGTGAAAATACTACCGAGGACAGAAGCGATCGAGAGACCG CCTCGCAGCACAGTGGGACCGTAGACGAAGATAAAGAAGACGAGGAGGAAGGGGAGACCAGATGCCCTGTCTGCGACAAACCGTTTCAAGATATTGAACT ATTGGACAGTCACTTGATAACGTGTCACAGATATCCGGCGGAACAGCATCGCTGCGACAATTGTCCTCGTGCGTACGCCTGGCGACCACTGTTGGTTCGTCATCGTGCGATCGTTCACGGTGATCTCCGAAACTATCCCTGCGAGAACTGTCCGAAG TCGGACAAACCGCAGGTCTTCACGGACCCGTCGAACCTCCAGCGTCACATCAGGACCCACCACGTGGGCGCGAGAAGTCACGCGTGCACCGAATGCGGAAAGACGTTCGCCACCAGTTCCGGTCTCAAGCAGCACACTCATATTCACAGCAGCGTGAAACCGTTTCAGTGCGAGGTGTGCTTCAAGGCATACACGCAGTTCTCGAACCTATGCCGACACAAACGCATGCACGCTGATTGTCGTATGCAGATCAAATGCGTTAAGTGCGGGCAGTCCTTCAGCACGGTTACCTCGTTATCAAAGCATAAGCGATTCTGCGACTCAACACCACCGACCGGTCCACCTGGCGCCATGCCTCAGTTACCAACCCCAGCGCCGAGTCCTTTTTTGGTGTATCCGAGACCTCCGGTCAGTCTCCCAGGAGGGTTACCTTTCTATCCACCAAGCTTGATGGGACCCTATCCGGGAATCTTCCCGAACGCTCCTAACTTTTTGAACACTCCGCTCTTGTTCCCGCCGAAAGTTGAGGAAGCTGAGAAAAGGAGCGACAGTCCAAAGAAAGAGCGCTTCACCCCGCCGAGAGTACTGCCGCAGCATAGTAAAGTATCTCCATCCACTGCTGAGGAGGCTACGTCCTCGTTCAGACCATCTCCAGCTAGGCCACCTGTCCAGCCAACTCCCGAGAGCGACGACGATCCCTCTAAGAAACGGGAGACCAAcagaaacaacgagaaaaagaCGGATTCTGAACATGCCCCGGCAACCACGAACGAAGAGACGACGGATCAACCTTTAGATCTGAGAGTCCAAACGAAGAAGGAacggaaaaattcaaatatcgcagagagaaagagtcgtAGCCCGTCACCAACGCCAGCGCCGATGGAAGAAGCACCACCTCCTCCAGATCCTCCAAAACCCGAGGAAGAGACGCCCGTGCCAATGGAGGTCGATTCCAAGGATGTGCCCAACAGCCCGCAGCTGAGAACCAGCCTACCCACGGAACAACCACCTACCACCACACCACCGCACATGGCGTATCCCAGACCGATTCACCCGATGTTGCTGGAGGCCATGTATCGCGGACCAACTAGTTCCTTTCCAGGATTTCCAGGTGGACCGCCGCCTCCTGGTAGTGCAACCCCGGAATCCAGACTGCTACCACCGCTACCACCCTTTGGACCACCGCGTGGGCTTCCTTTTTTAGGGACATTTATGAACGGGCTCAGCGGCGCTAGGCCAGGAGGCGGAGGATTCGACCTGCTTGCCAGGCCGCCGTTGGGACCGTTCCCCGGCGTGAAGCCGTTCCAAGAGGCCGTGATCGCGCCCCAtcaccatcatcatcatcatcacgCCCACGGCAAAATGAAAGACCGATATTCCTGCAAGTTCTGCGGGAAGGTGTTCCCCCGATCCGCCAATTTGACCAGACATTTGCGTACGCATACCGGTGAACAGCCTTACAAATGTAAGTATTGCGAGCGATCCTTCAGCATCTCCAGTAATCTTCAGCGGCACGTGAGGAATATTCACGACAAACAGAGACCTTTCAAGTGTCCACTTTGCGAGAGATGCTTTGGCCAACAGACAAATTTAGACAGACACCTGAAGAAACACGAAGCCGACGACGGTAGTGGCGTTGTTTCCGTGGCGGATTCACCGGGAAGCAGCAACGAAAACGAACGAGAGGACACGTACTTCGACGAAATCAGATCGTTCATGGGAAAGGTGACTTATGGTGGCGAGGCTGGCTATGGATTGCCCCCACACCCGGCCTATTTACCTAGTCGACTTCACGAGATGCACGAGTCCAAGATGGAAACGGAATACGACGAAGACGAGGATAGCGAGGAAGGAGTCTCTCCTTTGGATGAAACGGATGGCTTGTCACCCGCAGAGGCTAAAGAATCCACTCCACCACCGCAATACGATTTGAAGCTGAGGGAGAAGCAGGAACTGCTCAACAATAACACGGCCGAGCCTGTTATCGAGATTTCCACATAG
- the LOC139998394 gene encoding transcription factor hamlet isoform X1 encodes MNGLDLSRPTVDSKMNGSSDEGESMSGTPAGGGTGGTGENQEMEENGSIRGGSNSASNLVYRDLKALHATSVHDVSQDYNPQSRPAYQCGYSPAMDKQHQNYEKEQHRPPSSRDEEKSSWEYGEKADRKEYLRSRDAVYRNEAYQDATKQEQKEQSNREWVSPVPEVEVGGSAPGGPQVRARKDIPRGARFGPFLGKWASEPFNPRYAWEVRTAGSGVRGWLDASHETNNWLKYVRSTSSPHTVNMRHVLIGGQMVYEAVRDITAGEELLLGVREPLQLQDMLGENTTEDRSDRETASQHSGTVDEDKEDEEEGETRCPVCDKPFQDIELLDSHLITCHRYPAEQHRCDNCPRAYAWRPLLVRHRAIVHGDLRNYPCENCPKSDKPQVFTDPSNLQRHIRTHHVGARSHACTECGKTFATSSGLKQHTHIHSSVKPFQCEVCFKAYTQFSNLCRHKRMHADCRMQIKCVKCGQSFSTVTSLSKHKRFCDSTPPTGPPGAMPQLPTPAPSPFLVYPRPPVSLPGGLPFYPPSLMGPYPGIFPNAPNFLNTPLLFPPKVEEAEKRSDSPKKERFTPPRVLPQHSKVSPSTAEEATSSFRPSPARPPVQPTPESDDDPSKKRETNRNNEKKTDSEHAPATTNEETTDQPLDLRVQTKKERKNSNIAERKSRSPSPTPAPMEEAPPPPDPPKPEEETPVPMEVDSKDVPNSPQLRTSLPTEQPPTTTPPHMAYPRPIHPMLLEAMYRGPTSSFPGFPGGPPPPGSATPESRLLPPLPPFGPPRGLPFLGTFMNGLSGARPGGGGFDLLARPPLGPFPGVKPFQEAVIAPHHHHHHHHAHGKMKDRYSCKFCGKVFPRSANLTRHLRTHTGEQPYKCKYCERSFSISSNLQRHVRNIHDKQRPFKCPLCERCFGQQTNLDRHLKKHEADDGSGVVSVADSPGSSNENEREDTYFDEIRSFMGKVTYGGEAGYGLPPHPAYLPSRLHEMHESKMETEYDEDEDSEEGVSPLDETDGLSPAEAKESTPPPQYDLKLREKQELLNNNTAEPVIEIST; translated from the exons GAAGCAGTGACGAAGGCGAGTCGATGTCTGGCACGCCGGCCGGTGGAGGTACGGGGGGAACCGGCGAAAATCAAGAAATGGAGGAAAACGGTTCGATTCGTGGCGGCAGCAACTCTGCCAGTAATCTGGTATACAGAGATCTGAAGGCTCTTCACGCGACCAGTGTCCACGACGTGTCTCAGGATTATAATCCGCAATCAAGGCCGGCTTATCAATGTGGCTACTCGCCCGCCATGGACAAGCAACATCAGAATTACGAAAAGGAACAGCATAGACCACCTTCATCCAGGGACGAGGAGAAATCTTCGTGGGAATACGGCGAGAAGGCTGACAGGAAGGAGTATTTGAGATCACGAGACGCCGTCTACAGGAACGAAGCGTATC AGGACGCGACCAAACAGGAACAAAAGGAGCAATCTAACCGCGAGTGGGTATCACCGGTACCGGAAGTGGAGGTGGGAGGTTCGGCACCGGGCGGCCCTCAGGTTCGAGCGCGGAAGGACATTCCACGGGGTGCGAGATTCGGCCCTTTTCTTGGAAAATGGGCGAGCGAGCCTTTCAACCCCCGTTACGCGTGGGAG GTTCGTACAGCTGGAAGTGGAGTCAGGGGGTGGTTGGACGCATCCCACGAAACAAATAATTGGTTGAAGTATGTTCGAAGCACTAGCAGTCCGCACACCGTTAATATGCGACACGTGCTTATTGGTGGACAG ATGGTGTACGAAGCGGTGCGGGATATAACGGCGGGTGAAGAGCTGCTTCTCGGTGTTCGAGAACCTCTTCAACTTCAGGATATGCTTGGTGAAAATACTACCGAGGACAGAAGCGATCGAGAGACCG CCTCGCAGCACAGTGGGACCGTAGACGAAGATAAAGAAGACGAGGAGGAAGGGGAGACCAGATGCCCTGTCTGCGACAAACCGTTTCAAGATATTGAACT ATTGGACAGTCACTTGATAACGTGTCACAGATATCCGGCGGAACAGCATCGCTGCGACAATTGTCCTCGTGCGTACGCCTGGCGACCACTGTTGGTTCGTCATCGTGCGATCGTTCACGGTGATCTCCGAAACTATCCCTGCGAGAACTGTCCGAAG TCGGACAAACCGCAGGTCTTCACGGACCCGTCGAACCTCCAGCGTCACATCAGGACCCACCACGTGGGCGCGAGAAGTCACGCGTGCACCGAATGCGGAAAGACGTTCGCCACCAGTTCCGGTCTCAAGCAGCACACTCATATTCACAGCAGCGTGAAACCGTTTCAGTGCGAGGTGTGCTTCAAGGCATACACGCAGTTCTCGAACCTATGCCGACACAAACGCATGCACGCTGATTGTCGTATGCAGATCAAATGCGTTAAGTGCGGGCAGTCCTTCAGCACGGTTACCTCGTTATCAAAGCATAAGCGATTCTGCGACTCAACACCACCGACCGGTCCACCTGGCGCCATGCCTCAGTTACCAACCCCAGCGCCGAGTCCTTTTTTGGTGTATCCGAGACCTCCGGTCAGTCTCCCAGGAGGGTTACCTTTCTATCCACCAAGCTTGATGGGACCCTATCCGGGAATCTTCCCGAACGCTCCTAACTTTTTGAACACTCCGCTCTTGTTCCCGCCGAAAGTTGAGGAAGCTGAGAAAAGGAGCGACAGTCCAAAGAAAGAGCGCTTCACCCCGCCGAGAGTACTGCCGCAGCATAGTAAAGTATCTCCATCCACTGCTGAGGAGGCTACGTCCTCGTTCAGACCATCTCCAGCTAGGCCACCTGTCCAGCCAACTCCCGAGAGCGACGACGATCCCTCTAAGAAACGGGAGACCAAcagaaacaacgagaaaaagaCGGATTCTGAACATGCCCCGGCAACCACGAACGAAGAGACGACGGATCAACCTTTAGATCTGAGAGTCCAAACGAAGAAGGAacggaaaaattcaaatatcgcagagagaaagagtcgtAGCCCGTCACCAACGCCAGCGCCGATGGAAGAAGCACCACCTCCTCCAGATCCTCCAAAACCCGAGGAAGAGACGCCCGTGCCAATGGAGGTCGATTCCAAGGATGTGCCCAACAGCCCGCAGCTGAGAACCAGCCTACCCACGGAACAACCACCTACCACCACACCACCGCACATGGCGTATCCCAGACCGATTCACCCGATGTTGCTGGAGGCCATGTATCGCGGACCAACTAGTTCCTTTCCAGGATTTCCAGGTGGACCGCCGCCTCCTGGTAGTGCAACCCCGGAATCCAGACTGCTACCACCGCTACCACCCTTTGGACCACCGCGTGGGCTTCCTTTTTTAGGGACATTTATGAACGGGCTCAGCGGCGCTAGGCCAGGAGGCGGAGGATTCGACCTGCTTGCCAGGCCGCCGTTGGGACCGTTCCCCGGCGTGAAGCCGTTCCAAGAGGCCGTGATCGCGCCCCAtcaccatcatcatcatcatcacgCCCACGGCAAAATGAAAGACCGATATTCCTGCAAGTTCTGCGGGAAGGTGTTCCCCCGATCCGCCAATTTGACCAGACATTTGCGTACGCATACCGGTGAACAGCCTTACAAATGTAAGTATTGCGAGCGATCCTTCAGCATCTCCAGTAATCTTCAGCGGCACGTGAGGAATATTCACGACAAACAGAGACCTTTCAAGTGTCCACTTTGCGAGAGATGCTTTGGCCAACAGACAAATTTAGACAGACACCTGAAGAAACACGAAGCCGACGACGGTAGTGGCGTTGTTTCCGTGGCGGATTCACCGGGAAGCAGCAACGAAAACGAACGAGAGGACACGTACTTCGACGAAATCAGATCGTTCATGGGAAAGGTGACTTATGGTGGCGAGGCTGGCTATGGATTGCCCCCACACCCGGCCTATTTACCTAGTCGACTTCACGAGATGCACGAGTCCAAGATGGAAACGGAATACGACGAAGACGAGGATAGCGAGGAAGGAGTCTCTCCTTTGGATGAAACGGATGGCTTGTCACCCGCAGAGGCTAAAGAATCCACTCCACCACCGCAATACGATTTGAAGCTGAGGGAGAAGCAGGAACTGCTCAACAATAACACGGCCGAGCCTGTTATCGAGATTTCCACATAG